The genomic DNA CGCCGGACCCGACTACTTCACCATCAGCCTCATCCCCACCACCCTCGCCCTGACCACGCTCGGCATCAAGGAGGCCGGCGACCCGGTCAACCTCGAGGTGGACGTCATCGCGAAGTACGTCGAGAGGCTGCTCGGCGACCGGGACCGGGAGGACACGAAGTGAGCGCCGTCGGCTGGCTCAACTCGGAGGCCTTCGCCCTGTTCGGCCAGCACATCAAGTGGTCCGACATGATCGGCAACACGGTCGGTCTGGCCGCCCTCGCGCTCGGCTGGCGGCGCTCCATATGGACCTGGCCCGCGCAGCTGGTCTCCGGCGTGATCCTGCTGGCCGCCTTCGCCTCCGCCCACCTCTCGGGCAGTGCGGGCAAGCAGCTGGTGGTGATCGTCGTGGCCGCGTGGGGCTGGTGGTCGTGGAACCGCGGCAAGCAGCAGGCCCAGGACGGCTCCATCGCCGTACGGTTCGCCAGCTGGCGCGAGCGCGCCTTCCTGGTCGGCGGCGCCGCCCTCGGCACCCTGGCCGTCGGCGGGCTGTTCACCGCGTTCCCGACGCTGTCGTGGGACCCGTGGCCCGACGCGTACATCTTCGTCGGCACGGTCGTCGCGATGTACGCCCAGGCGCGCGGCATGGTCGAGTTCTGGTTCGCCTGGCTGCTGGTCGACCTGGTCGGTGTGCCGCTGAACTTTGCCAACGGCTTCGCCTTCTCCGGCTTCGTCTACGTCATTTACGGCGCGCTCGTCCTGTGGGGCATGCGCGACTGGTGGCTGCGTACGCGGACACCCGCTCTGGAAGGAGCCACGGCATGACTGCTCAGCCCACCTGGTTGCACCCGCAACACGAGAGCGTCGTCGAGGACCTCTCCCTCGACCCCGTCGAGCAGGCGATCCGCGACATCGCGGCCGGACGCCCCGTCGTCGTCGTCGACGACGAGGACCGGGAGAACGAGGGCGACCTCGTCATCGCGGCCGAGATGGCCACGCCCGAGATCGTCGCCTTCATGATGAGCGAATGCCGCGGCCTGATCTGCGCGCCGATGGAGAACGACGAACTGGAGCGGCTCGAACTGCCGCAGATGGTCGCCCATAACACCGAGTCGATGCGCACGGCGTTCACCGTCTCGGTCGACGCCTCCGCGGCACACGGCGTGACCACCGGAATCTCCGCCGCCGACCGGGCCACCACGCTCCGGATGCTGGCGGGCGGTCAGGCGGGCCCGGCCGACTTCGTGCGCCCCGGCCACATCTTCCCGCTCCGCGCCCGGTCCGGCGGCGTACTCGTCCGCAACGGCCACACCGAGGCCGCCGTCGACCTGGCCCGGCTCGCCGGGCTGCGGCCCGCCGGTGCGATCGTCGAGATCGCCGG from Streptomyces sp. NBC_01707 includes the following:
- a CDS encoding nicotinamide mononucleotide transporter family protein; this encodes MSAVGWLNSEAFALFGQHIKWSDMIGNTVGLAALALGWRRSIWTWPAQLVSGVILLAAFASAHLSGSAGKQLVVIVVAAWGWWSWNRGKQQAQDGSIAVRFASWRERAFLVGGAALGTLAVGGLFTAFPTLSWDPWPDAYIFVGTVVAMYAQARGMVEFWFAWLLVDLVGVPLNFANGFAFSGFVYVIYGALVLWGMRDWWLRTRTPALEGATA